The Synechococcus sp. MW101C3 genome has a segment encoding these proteins:
- a CDS encoding AbrB/MazE/SpoVT family DNA-binding domain-containing protein has translation MQTKVQKWGNSLGVRIPRGLAEEVGLGAGTEVSLTAKDGELVLRPAVPSRLRLADLLAGVTPENIHASIDTGDAVGTEAF, from the coding sequence ATGCAGACGAAGGTTCAGAAATGGGGTAACAGCCTGGGCGTGAGGATTCCACGCGGCTTGGCTGAGGAGGTTGGCCTAGGGGCTGGTACTGAGGTCAGCCTCACAGCGAAGGACGGTGAACTGGTGCTGAGGCCCGCCGTTCCAAGCCGGCTCAGGCTTGCGGATCTTCTGGCGGGCGTCACGCCCGAGAACATCCACGCCTCCATTGATACGGGGGATGCCGTAGGGACCGAAGCATTCTGA
- the mazF gene encoding endoribonuclease MazF: MSSYVPDRGDLVWLEFTPHAGSEQRGRRPALVLSPKSYNGKVGLALFCPVTSKVKGYPFEVKLPDGYTVSGVVLSDQLKSLDWRSRNVKFIERTSSDVMEMVTARVLPLLEPDTPATL, translated from the coding sequence ATGTCCTCCTACGTGCCCGATCGTGGTGATCTGGTGTGGCTGGAGTTCACACCACACGCCGGAAGTGAACAGCGTGGAAGAAGACCAGCACTTGTTCTATCTCCAAAGTCCTACAATGGAAAAGTCGGTCTGGCCTTGTTCTGTCCTGTGACGTCAAAGGTCAAGGGATACCCATTCGAAGTGAAGCTCCCTGATGGATATACCGTCAGTGGAGTTGTTCTGTCAGATCAGCTGAAGAGCCTTGACTGGCGATCCAGGAATGTGAAGTTCATTGAGCGGACTTCCTCAGATGTAATGGAGATGGTAACTGCGAGGGTGTTACCGCTTCTTGAGCCTGACACTCCTGCCACTCTCTAA